From Arthrobacter sp. FW306-2-2C-D06B, a single genomic window includes:
- a CDS encoding MerR family transcriptional regulator, which yields MGQAEDRGRGVYAISVAAELVGTGQQNLRLYERKGLLEPGRTLGGTRQYSEDDLVTLRRIGELLDLGLNLAGIRMVLVLEADNRRLEGELRSANSPRDTARHPVRRG from the coding sequence ATGGGCCAGGCCGAGGACCGGGGGAGGGGTGTATACGCGATTTCCGTTGCGGCCGAGCTGGTGGGGACGGGACAGCAGAACCTGCGCCTGTATGAACGCAAGGGCTTGCTGGAACCGGGCAGGACCCTGGGCGGCACCCGTCAGTACAGCGAGGACGATCTGGTGACATTGCGCCGGATCGGAGAGCTTCTGGACTTGGGATTGAACCTCGCGGGCATCCGGATGGTCCTGGTCCTCGAGGCCGACAACCGGCGTCTCGAAGGCGAACTCAGGTCCGCGAACTCCCCGCGGGACACCGCGCGGCATCCGGTCAGGAGAGGATGA
- a CDS encoding helix-turn-helix transcriptional regulator: MTHSEDVRKFLTSRRARITPDEAGLPVYGGNRRVTGLRREEVAMLAGMSIDYYVRLERGNLSGASDSVLEALGRALKLDDAETAHLFDLARAATASPRVRRRHSPQTVRPSVQRVIDAITAAPAWVRNDRGDVLAANELGRALYLDMMAEVTAPPNSARFTFLNPKAREFFADWERAADDIVAVLRSTAGKNPYDKDLTDLIGELSTRSEEFRTRWARHDVKYHRAGRKRLHHPIVGDLDLSFEALELPADPGLRINVYTADPGTPSEDALKVLASWAATQRDTTQVAVKEKN, translated from the coding sequence ATGACACACAGCGAGGACGTGCGGAAGTTCCTGACCTCCCGCCGGGCAAGGATCACGCCGGACGAGGCCGGACTGCCGGTCTACGGCGGCAATCGGCGGGTCACCGGGCTGCGCCGGGAGGAAGTGGCGATGCTCGCAGGGATGAGCATCGACTACTACGTACGCCTCGAGCGCGGAAACCTCTCCGGCGCCTCGGACAGTGTCCTCGAAGCCCTCGGCCGTGCGTTGAAGCTCGACGACGCCGAAACGGCCCACCTTTTCGATCTGGCCCGCGCCGCCACTGCCTCTCCCCGGGTGCGGCGCCGGCACAGCCCGCAGACGGTGCGGCCGAGCGTGCAACGGGTCATCGACGCGATCACGGCCGCTCCGGCGTGGGTCCGCAACGACCGCGGGGATGTCCTCGCCGCCAACGAACTGGGCCGTGCCCTGTATCTGGACATGATGGCAGAGGTGACTGCCCCGCCGAACAGCGCGCGCTTCACCTTCCTGAACCCGAAAGCGCGGGAGTTCTTCGCCGACTGGGAACGCGCAGCGGACGACATCGTCGCTGTCCTGCGCTCCACCGCCGGGAAAAACCCGTACGACAAGGACCTCACGGACCTGATCGGTGAACTGTCCACCCGCAGCGAAGAATTCCGTACCCGGTGGGCCCGTCACGACGTGAAATACCATCGCGCCGGCCGCAAACGCCTGCACCACCCCATTGTCGGGGACCTTGACCTGAGCTTCGAGGCGCTGGAACTCCCGGCCGACCCTGGACTGCGTATCAACGTCTACACGGCGGACCCCGGGACCCCCTCCGAGGACGCCCTGAAAGTCCTCGCCAGCTGGGCCGCAACCCAGCGCGACACGACACAAGTCGCAGTCAAGGAAAAGAATTAG
- a CDS encoding FAD-binding protein — protein sequence MDNTRYDVVIIGGGAAGLSAATTLSRALRSVLVIDSGAPRNAPATGVHGYLSRDGVSPGELLSIGRSEVLSYGAKIIDGESVSARRTTDGFEVILETRAGSPDGACW from the coding sequence ATGGACAACACACGGTATGACGTTGTGATTATCGGGGGCGGCGCTGCGGGGCTCAGCGCGGCCACGACGCTGAGCCGCGCACTGCGCTCGGTGCTGGTCATAGATTCCGGAGCACCACGAAACGCACCCGCGACGGGGGTGCACGGTTATCTTTCGAGGGACGGTGTGAGCCCCGGGGAACTCCTCTCCATCGGACGTAGCGAAGTCCTCTCCTACGGAGCAAAGATCATTGACGGCGAATCCGTTTCGGCACGGCGGACCACCGATGGATTCGAGGTGATCCTGGAGACGCGCGCCGGTTCTCCGGACGGCGCCTGCTGGTGA
- a CDS encoding aldo/keto reductase, whose translation MELTLNNGVTMPAIGLGVFQSAPEQTTAAVEAALATGYRHIDTAAAYGNEREVGDGIRRSGLDRSEVFIETKVWVSDYGYDQALHAWDKATGKLGVDYLDLLILHQPAPDRFEKTIAAYKALEALLVDGRVRAIGVSNFMPHHLTQLLNASDIVPAVNQIELHPYFTQPDVQTADAEHGILTQAWSPIGGITFYPGWGEERRNVMEDPAIAAIAGTQGKSPAQVMLRWHLQQGRSAIPKSTNPARIAENFDVFDFELSTDELAAIDSLDSGNRNGPDPDQARPERFAMVIPEA comes from the coding sequence ATGGAACTAACACTCAATAACGGCGTCACAATGCCCGCCATCGGGCTCGGCGTCTTCCAAAGCGCCCCCGAGCAGACTACGGCGGCCGTCGAGGCCGCGCTTGCCACCGGCTACCGGCACATCGACACAGCCGCCGCGTACGGTAACGAGCGGGAAGTCGGCGACGGCATCCGCCGTTCCGGCCTGGACCGCTCCGAGGTCTTCATCGAGACCAAGGTCTGGGTCAGCGACTACGGCTACGACCAGGCGCTGCACGCCTGGGACAAAGCGACAGGCAAGCTCGGCGTCGACTACCTTGACCTGCTCATCCTCCACCAGCCAGCCCCGGACCGCTTCGAAAAAACCATCGCGGCATACAAGGCGCTGGAGGCCCTGCTCGTCGACGGGCGGGTGCGGGCGATCGGCGTCAGCAACTTCATGCCGCACCACCTGACGCAACTGCTCAACGCGAGCGACATCGTCCCGGCCGTGAACCAGATCGAACTGCACCCCTACTTCACCCAGCCGGACGTCCAGACTGCCGACGCCGAACACGGGATCCTCACCCAGGCCTGGTCGCCGATCGGAGGGATCACCTTCTACCCCGGCTGGGGCGAAGAGCGGCGGAACGTCATGGAAGATCCGGCCATTGCCGCCATCGCAGGGACCCAGGGCAAAAGTCCGGCCCAGGTCATGCTCCGATGGCACCTCCAGCAGGGCCGATCAGCCATCCCGAAATCGACCAACCCGGCCCGGATCGCAGAAAACTTCGACGTCTTTGACTTCGAGCTCAGCACCGACGAACTCGCCGCGATCGACTCGCTCGACAGCGGCAATCGCAACGGGCCGGACCCGGACCAAGCGCGGCCGGAGCGCTTTGCCATGGTCATCCCCGAAGCCTGA
- a CDS encoding helix-turn-helix domain-containing protein, producing the protein MANALDDVLGAVGPRLRALRTERDLTLGEVSSASGVSVSTLSRLESGQRRPNLEILLPLARLYGVPLDDLVGAPPTGDPRIHLRPITHGGMTAVPLTRRPGGLQAFKMVLAGDARGAEPDPRVHEGYEWLYILNGRLRLVLGDNDFELRAGEAAEFDTRTPHWFASADGKPVEFISLFGQQGERMHVRARPKPA; encoded by the coding sequence ATGGCAAATGCGCTTGATGATGTTCTCGGGGCTGTCGGGCCCCGACTTCGGGCACTCCGCACGGAGCGGGATCTCACCCTCGGAGAGGTGTCCTCTGCATCCGGAGTGTCGGTGAGTACCCTGTCCCGCCTGGAATCCGGCCAACGCAGGCCAAACCTCGAAATTCTGCTGCCCCTAGCGAGGTTGTACGGTGTTCCTCTTGATGATCTGGTGGGCGCCCCGCCCACCGGGGATCCGAGAATTCACCTGCGTCCGATCACCCATGGCGGCATGACGGCTGTTCCCCTCACGCGCCGGCCGGGTGGTTTGCAGGCCTTCAAGATGGTGCTCGCCGGTGATGCCCGCGGTGCCGAGCCCGATCCGCGCGTTCACGAAGGCTACGAATGGCTCTACATCCTCAACGGACGGCTGCGACTGGTGCTGGGCGACAATGACTTTGAACTCCGTGCGGGCGAAGCCGCGGAATTCGACACCCGCACACCGCACTGGTTCGCCAGCGCCGACGGGAAACCCGTCGAATTCATCAGTTTGTTCGGACAGCAGGGCGAACGGATGCACGTACGCGCCCGGCCCAAGCCCGCATAG
- a CDS encoding 5'-3' exonuclease: MTHRLMLLDTASLYFRAFYGVPDSIRRADGTPVNAVRGLLDMIARLTTDYGATHLVACWDEDWRPQWRVDLIPTYKSHRVAEAVPDAPDVEVVPDALEVQVPMIRQVLRLAGIAVVGAAAHEADDVIGSYASHAELPVDVVTGDRDLFQVVEDARQVRVIYTARGMKNLEIVTDAVVVGKYRVLPEQYADFATLRGDASDGLPGVAGIGEKTAASLLAEYGTLDALLAAAVDPGSGLSAPVRSKLAAAAEYLAVAPVVVNVVRDLALPTLDEAGALLRPVAGDSRIELERLATDWNLGGSVKRLLDALETPSVRDRSPAT, encoded by the coding sequence ATGACCCACCGCCTGATGCTCCTCGATACGGCCTCCCTGTACTTTCGCGCCTTCTACGGCGTGCCCGATTCGATCCGGCGCGCCGACGGCACCCCGGTGAACGCCGTCCGCGGCCTGCTGGACATGATCGCGCGGCTCACTACCGACTATGGGGCCACGCATTTGGTGGCGTGCTGGGACGAGGACTGGCGCCCGCAGTGGCGGGTGGACCTCATCCCGACGTACAAGTCGCATCGGGTCGCGGAGGCGGTACCTGATGCTCCCGACGTCGAAGTGGTGCCGGACGCGCTGGAGGTGCAGGTTCCTATGATCCGGCAGGTCCTCCGACTTGCGGGGATCGCCGTGGTCGGGGCTGCCGCACACGAAGCTGACGATGTTATTGGAAGCTACGCGAGCCACGCGGAGCTTCCTGTCGACGTCGTGACAGGCGACCGCGATCTGTTCCAGGTGGTTGAGGACGCCCGTCAGGTGCGGGTCATCTACACGGCGAGAGGCATGAAGAACCTCGAGATCGTGACCGACGCCGTCGTCGTCGGAAAGTATCGTGTGTTGCCCGAGCAGTACGCCGACTTTGCTACGCTGCGCGGTGACGCCTCCGACGGGCTGCCGGGCGTCGCGGGGATCGGCGAAAAGACGGCGGCGTCGTTGCTCGCGGAGTACGGCACACTCGACGCGTTGCTCGCGGCCGCGGTCGATCCGGGCAGCGGACTGTCCGCACCCGTGAGGTCGAAACTCGCCGCCGCCGCCGAGTACCTCGCGGTTGCGCCCGTAGTTGTGAACGTCGTGCGCGACCTCGCGCTGCCCACTCTCGACGAGGCGGGAGCGCTATTGCGTCCTGTCGCCGGAGATTCACGCATTGAACTCGAGCGTCTCGCTACCGACTGGAACCTCGGCGGCTCGGTGAAGCGATTGCTCGACGCTCTCGAAACTCCGTCTGTGAGGGATAGAAGCCCCGCGACATGA
- a CDS encoding MFS transporter — MKPEPATASHPGAILAIILASYFMILLDNSVIFTALPSLQAELRLSTGELSWVQDAYTLVFGGLLLLDSRAGDLLGRRRVFVFGLVVFSIASLLIGVAPEGWWAIAGRAVQGIGAAIVAPASLSLLTASFPEGRERTRAVALYGATAGIGASLGLVIGGALAHWIFWRAGFFVNVPIGAAMIALVPRFIPETGRARGRFDAFGALSATLGVGALVFGIINTADAGWESPVTLTAVSAGVVLLIAFVLIERTAAQPIMPLWLFRSRRRTGAYVARFLYLGAMIAFFFFTTQFLQEVLGFDPLQAGLGFLPMTAVNFAVAMSIPRFVGRFPGSLPLLAGILLTLAGMFWLSRAGTDSSYLTGVALPMILIGAGQGLAFAPLTSFGITGAPASDGGAASGLVNTFHQVGTCLGLGIAVAAAATVPAAGSAVAHLAAQVSTALTTGSILLLLALAVTAALILPADLAARRTRTLPATRPLAEAPH; from the coding sequence ATGAAACCTGAACCCGCCACAGCCTCCCACCCGGGAGCGATCCTGGCGATCATCCTCGCCAGCTACTTCATGATCCTCCTGGACAACTCTGTCATCTTCACTGCCCTGCCGAGCCTGCAGGCAGAACTGCGGCTGAGCACCGGCGAGCTCTCCTGGGTCCAGGACGCGTACACGCTGGTCTTCGGCGGCCTGCTGCTCCTCGACTCCCGGGCAGGAGACCTGCTCGGGCGCCGTCGGGTGTTCGTGTTCGGGCTCGTGGTGTTCTCGATCGCCTCGCTGCTGATCGGCGTCGCACCGGAGGGCTGGTGGGCGATCGCCGGCCGCGCGGTCCAGGGTATCGGGGCGGCGATCGTCGCACCCGCCTCACTGTCCCTGCTCACCGCGAGCTTCCCGGAAGGACGTGAGCGCACCCGGGCAGTGGCCTTGTACGGCGCGACCGCAGGGATCGGCGCCAGCCTGGGCCTGGTCATCGGCGGTGCCCTGGCCCACTGGATCTTCTGGCGGGCCGGGTTCTTCGTCAACGTACCCATCGGCGCCGCGATGATCGCCCTCGTGCCGCGATTCATCCCGGAGACCGGCCGCGCCCGCGGACGCTTCGATGCATTCGGCGCGCTCAGCGCGACCCTGGGGGTCGGCGCGCTCGTCTTCGGGATCATCAACACCGCCGACGCCGGCTGGGAGTCCCCGGTCACGCTCACCGCCGTCAGTGCCGGCGTCGTACTCCTCATCGCGTTCGTGTTGATCGAGCGCACGGCGGCCCAGCCGATCATGCCGCTGTGGCTGTTCCGGAGCCGCCGCCGCACCGGGGCCTACGTCGCCCGCTTCCTGTATCTGGGGGCGATGATCGCGTTCTTCTTCTTCACCACCCAGTTCCTTCAGGAAGTGCTCGGCTTCGACCCGTTGCAGGCCGGTCTCGGATTCCTGCCCATGACGGCAGTGAACTTCGCCGTCGCGATGAGCATCCCTCGGTTCGTTGGCCGGTTCCCGGGCTCGCTTCCGCTCCTGGCCGGGATACTGCTCACCCTCGCCGGGATGTTCTGGCTCAGCCGCGCCGGCACCGACTCCAGCTATCTGACCGGGGTGGCCCTGCCGATGATCCTCATCGGCGCCGGGCAGGGCCTCGCGTTTGCGCCCCTGACCTCCTTCGGCATCACCGGAGCCCCCGCGTCCGACGGCGGCGCCGCATCGGGTCTCGTGAACACCTTCCACCAGGTCGGCACCTGCCTCGGGCTCGGCATCGCGGTCGCCGCCGCAGCCACCGTCCCGGCGGCGGGCTCCGCCGTTGCGCACCTGGCCGCCCAGGTCAGCACCGCACTCACGACCGGCAGCATCCTCCTGCTCCTGGCACTGGCCGTCACCGCGGCCCTCATCCTGCCCGCCGACCTGGCAGCCCGCCGCACCAGAACACTTCCAGCGACGCGGCCCCTGGCCGAGGCCCCGCACTGA
- a CDS encoding prephenate dehydratase: MVRKVAYQGEPGANSNIACLQMFPGMEPVPCPSFEDAFDLVKSGDADLAMIPIENSIAGRVADIHVLLPESGLQIVGEHFLRIRFHLLGIPGSTLEQAQEVHSHIHALGQCRKLIRSLGLKPVVAGDTAGSAREVRDWNDASKVSLAPPLAAQMYGLDVLAEDVEDDATNTTRFVALSRERPQQTRDELPGPVITSFVFRVRNVPSALYKALGGFATNGVNMTRLESYMVGNEFAATTFMADVEGHPTDTPVRHALEELEFFTDEVRVLGVYAAAPYRSQGFSGSVNSAVTPAGSPKTTLSL; this comes from the coding sequence ATGGTTCGTAAAGTTGCATACCAAGGAGAGCCCGGCGCCAACTCCAACATCGCCTGCCTACAAATGTTCCCGGGCATGGAGCCAGTACCTTGCCCCAGCTTCGAAGATGCGTTCGACCTGGTGAAATCCGGCGATGCGGACCTCGCCATGATTCCCATTGAGAACTCCATCGCCGGGCGCGTTGCGGACATCCATGTCCTCCTGCCCGAATCCGGATTGCAGATTGTGGGCGAACATTTTCTCAGGATCCGATTCCACTTGCTGGGAATTCCCGGAAGCACCCTCGAACAGGCGCAGGAAGTGCACAGCCACATTCATGCCCTCGGCCAGTGTAGAAAGCTGATCCGCTCACTTGGGCTGAAACCAGTTGTCGCCGGCGACACGGCCGGTTCCGCACGGGAAGTCCGCGACTGGAATGACGCGTCCAAGGTCTCGCTGGCGCCTCCGCTCGCCGCCCAGATGTACGGGCTGGATGTCTTGGCAGAAGACGTCGAGGACGACGCCACCAACACCACAAGGTTCGTCGCCCTGTCCAGGGAGCGGCCGCAGCAAACCCGCGACGAGCTGCCCGGGCCTGTCATCACCAGCTTCGTCTTCCGGGTTCGGAATGTACCCTCGGCCCTGTACAAAGCTCTGGGCGGTTTTGCGACGAACGGTGTGAACATGACGCGCCTGGAAAGCTACATGGTGGGTAACGAGTTTGCTGCGACCACGTTCATGGCGGACGTTGAAGGGCACCCAACCGACACCCCCGTGCGCCATGCGCTCGAGGAGCTGGAATTCTTCACCGATGAGGTCAGGGTTCTCGGCGTATATGCTGCTGCTCCTTACCGAAGCCAGGGCTTCAGCGGTTCCGTCAATTCGGCCGTAACGCCTGCCGGCAGCCCAAAGACCACGCTGTCGCTTTAG
- a CDS encoding NAD(P)/FAD-dependent oxidoreductase — protein sequence MTTGLTDGLPPIDGLQEQWGRGVVHCPYCHGWEIRGKRIGVLGTGPMSVHQALLFRQWSPDITLFRNDTVEPTEEEWDKLSARSVTVVDGAVASVDSINGVLTGLTLRQGSSFDMQALAVGTRMEARSALLESLGLSTQVHPMGVGRLIETDATGATAVQGVYAAGNVSNLMAQVITAAAEGVMTGARINADLIEEETRWAVEGRFGPFSAASEAAVSTIVQGHAHHRRSASGVSSWAP from the coding sequence GTGACCACTGGTTTGACTGACGGGCTGCCTCCCATCGACGGCCTGCAGGAGCAATGGGGAAGGGGTGTTGTGCACTGCCCCTACTGCCACGGCTGGGAAATCCGCGGGAAAAGGATTGGAGTGCTGGGCACCGGTCCGATGTCCGTCCATCAGGCACTGTTGTTCAGACAGTGGTCCCCGGATATCACCCTCTTCCGCAATGACACCGTGGAACCCACCGAGGAAGAGTGGGACAAGCTCAGCGCCCGGTCCGTAACAGTCGTCGACGGCGCAGTGGCCTCGGTGGACTCAATCAACGGGGTCCTCACGGGGCTCACGCTCCGCCAGGGCTCCTCGTTCGACATGCAGGCCCTGGCTGTCGGTACACGGATGGAGGCCAGGTCCGCGCTGCTGGAATCACTCGGGCTAAGTACCCAGGTGCACCCCATGGGGGTGGGGCGGCTTATCGAGACCGATGCTACGGGTGCGACTGCCGTCCAGGGCGTGTATGCGGCGGGCAATGTCTCAAATTTGATGGCCCAAGTAATCACCGCGGCGGCCGAGGGCGTGATGACCGGCGCACGGATCAACGCCGACTTGATAGAAGAAGAAACCCGGTGGGCCGTCGAGGGGCGGTTCGGCCCCTTCTCGGCGGCCTCTGAAGCAGCCGTTTCTACGATCGTGCAGGGTCATGCACATCACCGTCGTAGTGCCAGTGGTGTCAGTTCGTGGGCTCCATAG
- a CDS encoding aldo/keto reductase, which translates to MEYRSLGRTGVQLSPLCLGAMMFGPWGNNDTADSIRIIHRAIDAGINFIDTADVYSGGASEEIVGQAPEGRRENVFLATKFFMPMSEDPNQRGGSRRWIIREVENSLRRLDTDYIDLYQVHRPSPDTDVEETLGALTDLVRQGKVRYIGSSSYSGSQIVEAQWASRERNLERFVTEQPPYSILVRGIEEDILPTAQRHGMGTLTYSPLSGGWLSGRWRKNSDSTPTSSARPNARFDMSSPANQRKLDIVEELAQLAEQSGMTLIELAIAFVINHPGVTAAIVGPRTMEQLESYLPAADMTLSTDVLDRIDQLVAPGVTVNPDDNSYGAHELTPLALRR; encoded by the coding sequence ATGGAATACCGATCCCTTGGCCGCACAGGCGTGCAGCTCAGTCCCTTGTGCCTTGGCGCGATGATGTTCGGCCCCTGGGGCAACAACGACACCGCCGACTCCATTCGCATCATCCACCGCGCCATCGACGCCGGCATCAACTTCATCGACACCGCCGACGTCTACTCCGGCGGGGCATCCGAGGAAATCGTCGGGCAGGCACCGGAAGGCCGCCGTGAGAACGTGTTCCTTGCCACGAAGTTCTTCATGCCCATGAGCGAGGATCCCAACCAGCGCGGCGGCTCCCGCCGCTGGATCATCCGCGAGGTCGAGAACTCCCTCCGCCGCCTGGACACCGACTACATCGACCTCTACCAGGTCCATCGGCCCAGCCCGGACACCGACGTCGAGGAGACCCTCGGCGCCCTCACCGACCTCGTCCGCCAAGGCAAAGTCCGGTACATCGGCTCCTCCTCATACTCCGGATCCCAGATCGTGGAAGCCCAGTGGGCATCGAGGGAACGGAACCTGGAGCGGTTCGTGACCGAGCAGCCGCCCTATTCGATCCTGGTCCGCGGCATCGAAGAAGACATCCTTCCAACAGCGCAACGCCACGGCATGGGCACCCTGACCTACAGTCCGCTCAGCGGCGGTTGGCTTTCAGGACGCTGGCGCAAAAATTCCGATTCCACCCCCACATCATCCGCGCGTCCGAACGCGCGCTTCGACATGAGCAGTCCGGCCAACCAGCGAAAACTCGACATCGTCGAAGAACTCGCCCAGCTCGCTGAACAATCCGGTATGACGCTCATCGAGCTGGCCATCGCGTTCGTGATCAACCACCCAGGCGTCACGGCCGCGATCGTCGGACCGCGCACCATGGAACAGCTCGAGTCCTACCTGCCTGCCGCTGACATGACACTGAGCACCGATGTGCTGGACCGCATCGACCAACTCGTCGCACCCGGCGTGACCGTCAATCCTGACGACAATAGCTATGGAGCCCACGAACTGACACCACTGGCACTACGACGGTGA
- a CDS encoding esterase/lipase family protein, with amino-acid sequence MRRFRLTAGLAVAALTIGLFAAPAAQADSISPDPPGANDWTCRPSIVHPYPVVLVPGTFETMYKNWALLSPVLKDQGYCVFSLNYGVVNGVPASGAIRDSAAELATFVKSVLGVTGAKKVDLVGHSQGGMMPRYYIGFLGGAKYVHQLVGIAPSNHGTQGLIAPSPAGMILDTTATSTLCQACADQHAGSAFMAELNSIGDAVPGPFYTVISTRYDEVVTPYASQALLGPVKQVSNLVLQDYCPLDTFEHDQSPNDPNVWALVSNALLQSGPADPTYRPECV; translated from the coding sequence ATGCGCCGATTCCGACTCACCGCCGGGCTCGCCGTCGCAGCGCTCACGATTGGACTCTTCGCCGCACCCGCGGCTCAGGCCGACTCGATCTCACCGGACCCGCCCGGAGCCAATGATTGGACGTGCAGGCCGTCAATTGTGCATCCGTACCCGGTGGTCCTCGTCCCGGGAACCTTCGAGACGATGTACAAGAACTGGGCGCTGCTTTCACCCGTGCTGAAGGACCAGGGGTACTGTGTCTTTTCGCTCAACTACGGGGTAGTCAATGGTGTCCCCGCCAGCGGGGCAATTCGGGACTCCGCAGCTGAGCTCGCGACTTTCGTGAAATCAGTTCTCGGAGTGACCGGTGCAAAGAAAGTCGACCTCGTCGGGCACAGCCAAGGCGGGATGATGCCGCGGTACTACATCGGCTTCCTCGGCGGTGCCAAGTACGTGCACCAACTCGTCGGCATTGCGCCGTCGAACCACGGAACTCAAGGCCTCATCGCGCCGTCGCCCGCGGGGATGATTCTCGACACGACCGCAACCAGCACGCTGTGCCAGGCCTGCGCGGACCAGCATGCCGGGTCGGCGTTCATGGCCGAGCTCAACTCGATCGGCGACGCCGTACCGGGCCCGTTCTACACCGTCATCTCGACCCGTTACGACGAGGTCGTTACCCCTTATGCGAGCCAGGCTCTCCTTGGACCGGTGAAGCAAGTGTCCAACCTTGTGCTCCAGGACTACTGCCCCCTCGACACGTTCGAGCACGACCAATCTCCCAACGATCCAAATGTCTGGGCCCTTGTCTCCAACGCGCTTCTCCAGAGCGGCCCCGCAGATCCGACGTATCGCCCGGAGTGCGTGTAG